The Allocoprobacillus halotolerans nucleotide sequence TTCAACTCTTATATACTTAAATAATCTAATAAAATCCATCCAACCTGATTATCTTTAATCACATAAGCAAATCTATCAAAAATACCTAAAAGTTTCACACGTTCCCCTTGATAAGCAGTAATAATTGCATCAGTATAATCATCTAAACAATAAGTCCTTCCTTGTTTTTCATAAATAAATTCATTTTTAATATACATCTTTTGATCAGTATCTCTTTGATAACATAAACTAAATTGTTCTTCTTCCTTTAATACCTCTATTTCAAAATAAGGAAAATTAATTTTATGAGGTGTATGTTCTTTAGCAATAACATCTTGCACAACAGTATAATAAGGTAAAGGTTGCACATACTCCTCTTTATAAGTGATTTGTCCTTGATGACTTTCTATAATCAAATCATTAAGCTGTGAAATCTTTTTCACACCAACTCCACCATCAATACATATCATCTTCTTTTCTTCATCTATAATAATATGATTATCAATATGATGTTCATTATAATTAGAAGTAGGTAAATGTCCTACAACAACAATTTCATCTAAAAGATGACCTTGTTCATAAAAATGTTGCATTTCTAATAAAGATGACAACGAACTCTTCTTATAATCCTTACGTCTTTCAACACCAGCATGAACAAATAAAAATTGATTAAATTTTAAAGTTACAGGCAAATGAGAAATATAATCTCCTCCTCTTTTAAATACTCTGCAATTTTTCTTTGTATACCTAACATTGTTTCACTTCCATCAGCAAGATGAAGTTTTTGATAAGCTTCTCTAATACACCCATTACTTGAAACACGTTTTAAATATTTTGGTATTTCTCCTGCCAACTCTGGAATTGTTAACAATGCGTCAATTGCCCATTCACAATTTCCCATTAATACAAATGTTCTTTCATTTTCATCCAACTTTTTTATATAAGCAATTGTTTCTCTTACCTGATCTCCTTTTTCCACAAAGTCACCTAAAATAACAAGATAATCTTCTGGTGTATAATGCACCTTTTTTAATAAACTTCTTAATCTATCTAAATGTCCATGTATATCACTAATAACAATCAGACGATAATCATCATTAACTATCTTTTTTAAATGTTTTGGAGTTATCATCCTATCACTTCCTCATCTCTAGTATACATGATTTTTCTAAAAAGAAAATGCGATTATCTCGCATTTTTAAAGGTTTAATATTTTATTTTAAATATTTTAATAAATTTTCATTTAATATTTCAATATAAATCTTATTTTTAATTTTTTTACATTAAATATTAACATTAAGATTCTTTCTTTATTTTAAATAGTAAAATGAACCCTACTAATAAAGAAGTTAAAGAAAGCCCCGCTATCAAATAAATAGAAGTTTGATCACTAGTATTTACAGGTTTTTTTGATGTTGTGATATTATCATCAGTTCTCTTATGATTGCTTTGACTATTTGATGTCTTATCTTGATTTACTTGATTATTTGGCACTTTACTTTGATCAATTTGACCTTTTGATACTTTATCCTTATTGTCATCAAGATGAGGTTGTTTTACTAATAATGAAATAGCATTGTTAGCATATTCAATTGCATTATTAACTTGTTTAACTGTTGCTGTGTATGATTCGTCCATAATTTTTTCTAAATTACGTATAGCTACTTCAATATTAGCATAGCTTTCTTTTGTATATTTTGATTTATCGATTTGTTTTAGTTCTACTATTTTTTTAGCAACAGTATTTTTATCTCCTGATAAATTTAAGTTTTGATAGTTTTTTTGAATTTTAGTTATAAGTTCATTCTTTAAATTTTCATTTTTATCAATTAAGCTATCAAAAATACTTAAGTCTTTAATTGATAAATTTAATAATTCTAAACTCTTTGGTGTATATTTGTTAGTATCTAATGATTTAAATTTTGTCATCCATTCTTTTGTTATAGGATGAGCTTCAATTTTTATATTTTCTTTTTCAAATGATACTTCCTTAATAAGAATATCTTCAGCTTTATTATTTTCACCTGGTTTTAAATGTATTCTCATTTGTGAAGTTTCAATCGGTTTATCAAATGTTATAGTATTATTACCAACAAGTAATTGCTCAATTACACAAGCTTCAACCCATTGCCCATCTTTTAAATACTCAATATGAACATTTTCTGGCATCGGATTCCATTTATAAGCATTGATATTCATTGATTTGAAAGATAACTTATTACCAAAATCAAAATTCATTACTGTATCAATATTATTAATCTTATCATACCAAACATATGTATTATCATTTTTATCATAAATATTTTTTAAATCCCCATTACTTTTACTTCCTTGATCAGTTAATTTTGGTTGACTTAATGATGCAATAATCTCTTTTTGATATCCTCTAATAATATTTATTTGTTCTTTCACTTTTTCTTTTGGTGCGTCTTGATATATTAAATCATTCGCTTCACTTAAACTATTTTGATATTTTTCATAAATAGATTTTATTTCTAAGTATTGATTTGAATTATTATCTACATTTTTTAAACAAGCATCTAAAGAAATTGGATTTTTAATTAAATACATTAACTCTGTATATGCTGGATTAAATACTTGATGCCCTTCTTTTTCTAGCGCTTCAACACTAGCAAAGACTTTATTATTTAGATCACTCGCCATTTTATTTACAAATGGTAATAAACGTTTAGTACCAGATTCAACAATATCATCACCTTTTAAATTATGAACAACATAAGTAGCAGATCTAGCAAGAATATTATTTGCTATTTTAAAGTCATCCCAAATACTTTCATCAACATTTCCAGCTTCTAATTTTTTATAAATATTTAAAAATTGAATACTAGATTCACTAATATCTCTTAAAGAATTTAACCATGGTTCCATTTCACTTAATAATTTTTTATTATTAGCCTTAACTTTAAAATTATCAACACTTTGATTAATTGTTTGATATTTTTGAATTAACAGATCAGCTACTTTGCTAATATCTTTACCTTCTTTAAGACAACGATCAAACTCTTTAAAGATACCTACAAATTCTTCTGATTCAGGTAATACTTGAAACTCACTTGATGGATCACATAAATGCTTTGCAATTTCCTTTAATTCTTCACTTGCGTTTGTATCTATATATTTAAAACTATCAGACCAGGATTTATCACTATCAAAATCTTGAGTATTCCATGCATAATCAGCAATTGAGAATAATGATATTTTCGAAGCTTCTGCTTGTTGCATTGGATTCGTTACTACCCCATCTAGATGAGTAACGTTATTATCAACTACTGTTGCTGGAGACATAATCAAACGTTTGTTATTAATATCATTAACTGGCCAGTTCAACCAAAAGAAAGGATTGAAACCACCATCATTATTATGTTCAGTTAATTCTTTAAATTTATCTATTGTTTTTTGTTCTACTCTTCCTAAAACGACTTCACCAGTCCACATAATATGAATATCTTTAGGTAAGTCTTTTGTTAGTGTTGTTAAATAACCTTTACCCCAAGTTAAAAAACCAGTATTATAAATAGTTGGTACAAATATTAATTCTGTCTTATCTTTCTTTGTTTGTAACCATTTATAAACATCAGTTAGTAAACGACGATGATGCTCAGGATTAAACGAACCTGAAATATCATCAGCAGAAATTCCAAATTGACGAACACCAATGCTATATAATTGTTCTAATTTATTTTCAACATCTTTTAAATCTTTTTGATATTTTTCTTCATCTTTAAAATTAATAGCATCATTCATCAAAGGATGTATTGCCCAAGTAAATTCAACTTTAGTTTCTTTTCCTTTATTAACTAATTCCTTTAACATATTTAATTCCTTTTCAGGATATAATTCACGCCATTTTTGATTATGATAAGGATCATCTTTTGGAGCAAAAATATAAGTATTCATTTTAAATTGACCTCCAAATTCCATTAATGATTGACGATCTTGATGTGACCATGGAATCCCATAATAACCTTCAATAAATCCTCTTAATTTAGAATCTGCATAGTCTTCAATACTTAAATTTCTAACTGTCTTATTCGCACTTTGATCAAAAATTTCATCTAAAGTTCCTAGACAATAATAAACACTATCACTATCATCACCTAATATTCCAATTACATCATTATCTACTTCTAAATAATGAGAATCTTTTTTCAAATAACTTATCATTAATATCATCATAATATTGATCTACAAATCCATTAGAATCATGAGTTCCTAACAAAACATTAGTTTTATCTTTAATAATCTTTTGACTCACTTGGTATTTCAAATCATGTTCTTTTAATATTTTTTCAATTTTCATTTTCGTTACATGATCAATCGATTTTTCTAAAACTAAATTCACATCTTTTAGTTTACTCATTGTATTTTGATAAACTATTTTTTGGGGATTTGGATGTAAATTATAAGTTGGTAAATTGGCTGCATTAACTTGTGTCAAGCCCCCAGATAGCACGCTTAAGGTCATTACCCCAGCCAGCATTGATTTTAATACA carries:
- a CDS encoding beta-N-acetylhexosaminidase family protein, whose protein sequence is MKKDSHYLEVDNDVIGILGDDSDSVYYCLGTLDEIFDQSANKTVRNLSIEDYADSKLRGFIEGYYGIPWSHQDRQSLMEFGGQFKMNTYIFAPKDDPYHNQKWRELYPEKELNMLKELVNKGKETKVEFTWAIHPLMNDAINFKDEEKYQKDLKDVENKLEQLYSIGVRQFGISADDISGSFNPEHHRRLLTDVYKWLQTKKDKTELIFVPTIYNTGFLTWGKGYLTTLTKDLPKDIHIMWTGEVVLGRVEQKTIDKFKELTEHNNDGGFNPFFWLNWPVNDINNKRLIMSPATVVDNNVTHLDGVVTNPMQQAEASKISLFSIADYAWNTQDFDSDKSWSDSFKYIDTNASEELKEIAKHLCDPSSEFQVLPESEEFVGIFKEFDRCLKEGKDISKVADLLIQKYQTINQSVDNFKVKANNKKLLSEMEPWLNSLRDISESSIQFLNIYKKLEAGNVDESIWDDFKIANNILARSATYVVHNLKGDDIVESGTKRLLPFVNKMASDLNNKVFASVEALEKEGHQVFNPAYTELMYLIKNPISLDACLKNVDNNSNQYLEIKSIYEKYQNSLSEANDLIYQDAPKEKVKEQINIIRGYQKEIIASLSQPKLTDQGSKSNGDLKNIYDKNDNTYVWYDKINNIDTVMNFDFGNKLSFKSMNINAYKWNPMPENVHIEYLKDGQWVEACVIEQLLVGNNTITFDKPIETSQMRIHLKPGENNKAEDILIKEVSFEKENIKIEAHPITKEWMTKFKSLDTNKYTPKSLELLNLSIKDLSIFDSLIDKNENLKNELITKIQKNYQNLNLSGDKNTVAKKIVELKQIDKSKYTKESYANIEVAIRNLEKIMDESYTATVKQVNNAIEYANNAISLLVKQPHLDDNKDKVSKGQIDQSKVPNNQVNQDKTSNSQSNHKRTDDNITTSKKPVNTSDQTSIYLIAGLSLTSLLVGFILLFKIKKES
- a CDS encoding metallophosphoesterase, producing MITPKHLKKIVNDDYRLIVISDIHGHLDRLRSLLKKVHYTPEDYLVILGDFVEKGDQVRETIAYIKKLDENERTFVLMGNCEWAIDALLTIPELAGEIPKYLKRVSSNGCIREAYQKLHLADGSETMLGIQRKIAEYLKEEEIIFLICL